GCCAAAGAGGTCGCAAAACGCTCATCACAAGACGTAGGTGTTTAACAAGCAACTGCGCACCTCTGTAATGCACAACACTTACCACTTGTGCCGAATTACAGAGAGTGGCTATTGCTTGGTAAAAGCATACGACTATTCACGGCGTGTCATGCAGAGCTTAGGCAACTAAAACCCGGCTTGGGAAGGAACTTGCTGTAAGTTCTATGGAAAAGCACCAGAACCGTAAAACGGATTACACCGTGTACATGACCAATTCAATTCGTCCATGTTTACATCTTTTTCTAAAGCCTGTGATTAAACAAGTGCATTAAGTGGGAACTGACTTGTTACAGTATTCTCCACCTAATCATTCCAAGATTGCAACACGAGTTAGTTTATTGCTGCAATCTTGGAATTTtaaggtggaaaatgttgtaTCATAGGTCAAAAGAAAGAGAACCCGGTTTAACATGAACGTATTGAATTGGCCATGGAAACGATGTCCGAAGGTTTCCACTCGATTGCTCCTAAAAGCATCTTTCCAATCACAAGCACTCAACCTGACATCACTCGAATATGGTTGAAAAATGGATCTAAGCGGAGTTGACTGTATGGATAGgataaggaaaattaaaatctctAACGAATCCTCGCTGCCGGTCAGCGTTAGTTCTTGCGGGAGGCCCGTCTTTTCATCGAGCTGCTACATTGCGGGCAGTACCACTTGCCCTTCGGGGAGGACGTTATATTAACGCACGGATAGTGGAACCACTCGAATGGGCACTGTAAGATAAAGGCGAATTAGTAAATAGAACCGAAACGAGCGCTGGCACAGTGTCATCGCTTTCCGTTGACATCGGTTAGCAGTACCTACGACTTCGTTGTCACAGGCCACCATGTTGCCGTAGGAAACTTGATTGCATATGCAGTAACGAGGTTCGTTTGGATCGTAAGACCACTCACCTTCGGGCGTTTGTTCGACCACCATCCCAGACTCGTTCAGGACGACCGAGCCGGAGGTGCTGGAGCAGCTGGAGACAGTCAGGGTGGTGCTACCTacgctgctggtgctggcgcTTTTGGTGGCTTCACCCCGACTGCCGTCCAACGAGCTGACCGACGCCGTTGACGCTGAGGTTGCAGTGGAGGAAGGCAGCAGTTCCATCGCCGATGCCGTATTCGCAAGAACAGCGGACGCCGACGATCCAGCGGGACCAGCAAGGGATTGCTGCTGTGGTTGCGCcgtctgctgttgctgctgcagcaacTGCAGTGATTGCTTCGATAAGCAAATGTACTTCGGCTGTACCTTCCGTATTTCCGTTGCCGGCTGTTGTTGAACCGCGCGCTGTTGCAACAACGATTGCTGGGGCGATACTTGCTGCATGTGCTGTAGAGGAACttgcgtgtttttttgtatctGCTCCTGCGCCGCAATTGGCTCATTGGTACCCATTTTGCACGGCACCAGAGTAGGTTccttctgctgctgttgttgtggcTGCACAAGCGGCTGTGTCACTTGGTCCGTTCCaacctgctgctgttgcgcaCTTACCGTGCTGgctgtggaaaacaaaaaaaccgtgCATTATATGggtaacaataataacaagg
This region of Anopheles coustani chromosome X, idAnoCousDA_361_x.2, whole genome shotgun sequence genomic DNA includes:
- the LOC131269104 gene encoding uncharacterized protein LOC131269104 isoform X2; translated protein: MELLPSSTATSASTASVSSLDGSRGEATKSASTSSVGSTTLTVSSCSSTSGSVVLNESGMVVEQTPEVPIRVVPLSVR
- the LOC131269104 gene encoding inhibitor of growth protein 3-like isoform X1; this encodes MELLPSSTATSASTASVSSLDGSRGEATKSASTSSVGSTTLTVSSCSSTSGSVVLNESGMVVEQTPEGEWSYDPNEPRYCICNQVSYGNMVACDNEVCPFEWFHYPCVNITSSPKGKWYCPQCSSSMKRRASRKN